The following nucleotide sequence is from Borrelia sp. A-FGy1.
GAAGTATTAGATGGCATAAGTCTAAGTCTTACAAGCAATGCTTATGAGGATAGGGTAGCAAGTCTTAAGATGATATCAAGTGTGTCTGGTGATACAGGTAAGCAACAAATAGCCAAGAGTGAGAAAAATTTACTAAAAGATGCGGCAAAAGACTACTTTAATGAGAACGGTTTTCGATCTCTTGATATCCTTATTTATAAGGCAATTAAAGAAGTTAAGGAATATCTTTTAGTAAACTTACATCCATTTGTATGTCTTATAAATCCTTGTGAAGAAAAACACACAGCAGATATCATTTCT
It contains:
- a CDS encoding DUF787 family protein yields the protein MPKDTIKVNLVDNAIQMNVINYYRPLLIFKSEVLDGISLSLTSNAYEDRVASLKMISSVSGDTGKQQIAKSEKNLLKDAAKDYFNENGFRSLDILIYKAIKEVKEYLLVNLHPFVCLINPCEEKHTADIIS